A section of the Halopiger aswanensis genome encodes:
- a CDS encoding DUF4330 family protein: MELIDEKGNLFGVVNVIDALVVLLVLAVGVAGIAVVGVLGPGDDTTDGDDGPPTETRYATIDLGTQSLSNAEAVATGDEMTGDVEDERLAVTDVYAVPAGNETADVTVRTEVKGTQYENGTFAFGGNEVAADHNISIQTDEYDVTGTIETVENTTAELQTNETEVLFDRTVDRETAEAIEAGDEAQLGNETTATLETASVYPLSDGQYRVVAGATLETLATEDDPRYGSAIVEPESTIAFSTAEYDLRPTIRELGTTDEPGEPSTTTVEIDLDQLGEREASQFEPGLTETAGGDTWATITNVDREPASVIVETEDGNLHERQHPTKYDVTLTVDLETRETDLGQQFKGESLRNGDTVYLDFGVTTVEQRAWIVD, from the coding sequence ATGGAACTGATTGACGAGAAGGGGAATCTCTTCGGCGTCGTCAACGTCATCGACGCACTTGTGGTTTTACTCGTTCTCGCGGTCGGCGTCGCCGGTATCGCCGTCGTCGGCGTTCTCGGTCCAGGAGACGACACTACGGACGGCGACGACGGACCGCCGACCGAAACCCGCTACGCGACGATCGATCTCGGCACGCAGTCGCTCTCGAACGCCGAAGCCGTCGCCACGGGAGACGAGATGACCGGCGACGTCGAAGACGAACGCCTCGCGGTTACCGACGTGTACGCGGTCCCGGCCGGAAACGAAACCGCCGACGTAACCGTCCGCACCGAGGTCAAAGGAACGCAGTACGAGAACGGCACGTTCGCGTTCGGCGGCAACGAGGTCGCCGCCGATCACAATATCTCGATTCAAACCGACGAGTACGACGTAACCGGCACCATCGAGACCGTCGAGAACACGACCGCCGAACTGCAGACCAACGAAACCGAGGTCCTGTTCGATCGGACGGTCGACCGGGAGACAGCCGAAGCGATCGAGGCCGGGGACGAAGCTCAGCTCGGCAACGAAACGACCGCAACCCTCGAAACTGCGTCCGTCTACCCACTCAGCGACGGCCAGTATCGCGTCGTCGCTGGCGCAACGCTCGAGACGCTCGCAACCGAGGACGACCCGCGGTACGGCTCCGCGATCGTCGAACCCGAATCGACGATCGCGTTCTCGACGGCCGAGTACGATCTCCGGCCGACGATACGCGAGCTCGGAACGACGGACGAACCCGGTGAGCCGTCGACGACTACCGTCGAAATCGATCTCGACCAACTCGGGGAACGGGAAGCCTCCCAGTTCGAACCCGGACTGACCGAGACGGCGGGCGGCGACACGTGGGCGACGATTACGAACGTCGACCGCGAACCGGCTTCCGTCATCGTCGAAACCGAGGACGGCAATCTGCACGAGCGCCAGCACCCAACCAAATACGACGTGACCCTCACTGTCGACCTGGAGACCCGCGAGACGGATCTTGGACAGCAGTTCAAGGGTGAATCCCTCCGGAACGGCGATACCGTCTACCTCGATTTCGGCGTCACAACCGTCGAGCAACGCGCGTGGATCGTTGACTGA
- a CDS encoding O-antigen ligase family protein, translated as MVDNNWISFLKNIISFEAFFFLFLFAGLYNNHEVFNVLPINMTGVMAIMTVGWAFFLWLKDEWQWTAISFLLLVSYSILSVWLTISLFWSPGGSHAIFKTFRFWSISAWAVFGFVLIIGSSEERLKRFLKVIFISSIVMTCIIFYQYPFDGPSFRFAGSNHILPGRLVGIGGLVAVYLLSQTQRRYKRILLLIIFFTKISALLIAGSRGPLVALIGAIGFWLVVLSQESMFMKLRIGQTLRDFIKTGFVAGIGTGLMLLQFPNLIEKIPGIRRSIELLKLEGIGFSLQRRLQLWSYAYDMWKESPIIGHGVGGFYAEHNAYPHNIILEILVEFGIIGLCLVTIFVLICLGRLYVSRKAISPTKKSFIISFPVYCFLAASFSLDIAGNRIFFMSVSLMCVSEGLFKK; from the coding sequence ATGGTTGATAATAATTGGATTTCATTTTTAAAGAATATAATTAGCTTCGAAGCTTTTTTCTTTCTTTTCTTATTTGCAGGATTATACAATAATCATGAGGTATTCAACGTATTGCCTATAAATATGACTGGTGTTATGGCAATTATGACGGTTGGGTGGGCATTCTTCCTATGGTTGAAAGATGAATGGCAGTGGACAGCAATATCTTTCCTCTTATTGGTTTCATATTCAATACTCTCAGTTTGGTTAACAATTTCTTTATTTTGGTCTCCTGGAGGTAGTCATGCCATATTTAAAACATTCCGTTTTTGGTCGATATCTGCCTGGGCTGTTTTTGGTTTTGTACTTATTATCGGAAGCTCTGAAGAAAGGCTCAAAAGATTCCTGAAAGTGATATTCATATCATCAATAGTGATGACTTGTATTATTTTCTACCAATATCCATTTGACGGTCCCTCTTTTAGATTCGCAGGTTCTAATCATATACTTCCGGGTAGATTAGTCGGTATTGGTGGACTCGTAGCAGTATATTTGTTGTCTCAAACACAGAGAAGATATAAGAGAATCTTACTTTTAATCATATTCTTTACAAAAATTTCCGCCCTACTTATAGCAGGCAGTCGTGGGCCTTTAGTCGCATTAATCGGTGCAATCGGCTTCTGGCTGGTTGTATTGTCGCAAGAATCAATGTTTATGAAATTAAGGATAGGACAGACCCTACGTGATTTTATAAAAACTGGCTTTGTAGCAGGTATAGGTACCGGTTTGATGCTTCTGCAATTCCCTAACCTTATCGAAAAAATACCGGGTATTAGGAGATCGATCGAACTACTGAAGCTGGAGGGGATAGGGTTTTCTCTTCAGAGAAGACTCCAACTCTGGTCATATGCATACGACATGTGGAAGGAATCACCAATTATTGGTCACGGAGTGGGCGGGTTTTATGCTGAGCACAATGCATATCCACACAATATTATACTCGAAATCTTAGTTGAGTTTGGAATCATTGGATTATGTCTAGTAACTATATTTGTCCTAATATGTTTAGGGAGACTCTATGTATCTAGGAAAGCAATTAGCCCAACAAAAAAATCATTTATCATATCTTTTCCGGTATATTGTTTCCTGGCTGCATCATTCTCGCTAGATATTGCAGGGAATAGAATATTCTTTATGAGTGTTTCTTTGATGTGTGTATCCGAAGGTTTGTTTAAGAAATAG
- a CDS encoding glycosyltransferase family 4 protein: MRILRVAQTIYPDVKGGGAYHVHAMSRDQAAMGHDVTVLTVRHDPELPHIEERDGYTVVRYDPTVNLLGNDISLGVAQYLRDAANFDVIHAHSHLYFSTNLAALKRFCEDIPLAITNHGLYSQTAPEWVFDLYLRTMGRWTFNQADVVFCYTETDKERVRGFGVSSQIEVVPNGIDTERFMPEGPESDLVEADGPIVLFVGRLVEGKQPSIALEGFASVRKEYPNAEMYLCGEGPLQETLESQAADLGIEDSVTFLGQVPYDEMPNVFRSVDLFVLSSRAEGVPRTIMEALSTGIPVVCSELPQVKSAFGNEIAYAPVDNVDVFGDRMRETLMKESNAELDSEFSWERTVKQTTASLNRLNRK, from the coding sequence ATGCGAATTCTTCGGGTTGCACAGACGATCTATCCCGACGTGAAAGGCGGCGGTGCCTATCACGTCCACGCGATGAGTCGCGACCAAGCTGCGATGGGTCACGACGTGACCGTGCTAACGGTACGGCACGATCCTGAGCTGCCTCACATTGAGGAGCGCGATGGGTATACAGTGGTTCGGTACGATCCTACCGTGAATCTACTCGGTAATGATATTAGTCTCGGAGTTGCGCAGTATCTGCGGGACGCGGCAAATTTCGACGTGATACACGCCCACTCGCATCTCTACTTCTCGACGAACCTCGCGGCGCTGAAACGGTTCTGCGAGGATATCCCGCTGGCGATTACGAACCACGGTCTATACAGTCAGACTGCTCCCGAATGGGTCTTCGATCTCTATCTGCGCACGATGGGGCGGTGGACGTTCAACCAAGCCGACGTGGTGTTTTGCTATACAGAGACCGATAAGGAGCGGGTTCGGGGGTTCGGGGTCTCGAGTCAGATTGAGGTCGTTCCTAATGGAATCGATACTGAGCGCTTCATGCCCGAGGGCCCCGAGAGCGATTTAGTAGAGGCAGACGGGCCTATAGTGTTGTTTGTTGGACGGTTGGTTGAAGGAAAACAGCCATCTATCGCACTCGAGGGGTTTGCATCGGTTCGAAAAGAGTATCCAAACGCAGAAATGTACCTCTGTGGAGAAGGGCCACTTCAAGAGACTCTTGAATCTCAAGCCGCCGATTTAGGAATCGAGGATTCCGTTACTTTTCTGGGACAGGTTCCTTATGATGAGATGCCAAACGTGTTCCGGAGTGTGGATTTATTCGTTCTTTCGAGCCGAGCAGAAGGTGTTCCACGGACGATCATGGAGGCGCTCTCGACAGGTATTCCCGTGGTTTGTTCGGAACTACCGCAAGTCAAGTCAGCCTTCGGTAATGAGATTGCGTACGCTCCCGTTGATAACGTCGATGTATTCGGAGACAGAATGCGCGAGACGTTAATGAAGGAGTCAAACGCAGAACTCGATTCGGAATTTAGCTGGGAACGAACAGTTAAACAGACGACAGCAAGTCTCAATCGTCTAAATCGGAAGTGA
- a CDS encoding NAD-dependent epimerase/dehydratase family protein, whose amino-acid sequence MSSQDGTASLSGKRILITGGAGFIGSNIAEELVADNDIRILDNFSSGSRSNVPDEATVIDGDIRTDDDLDRATEDVDVIFHQAALISVEKSMRAPELTHEINVTATVKLLERAREESARLVFASSAAVYGQPESVPISENASTHPTSPYGVSKLAAEEYIQLYVDQYNLDAVILRYFNVYGPGQIDSDYSAVIGIFVEQALNGEEITVEGDGSQTRDFVHVRDIVQANLLAASSDVTGVYNVGTGESVSILELAETVREVASSGSDIVHAAARDGDIDQSRADISKIQSALDFQPTVTLRNGLETIVPSADSKSE is encoded by the coding sequence ATGAGTTCACAGGACGGTACGGCTTCTCTTTCAGGTAAGCGGATTCTCATCACCGGCGGTGCCGGATTCATCGGGAGCAACATCGCAGAAGAACTCGTTGCCGACAATGATATCCGTATCCTCGATAACTTCTCCAGTGGCTCTCGATCGAATGTTCCGGACGAGGCGACGGTGATTGACGGCGATATCCGAACCGATGACGATCTCGATCGAGCGACGGAGGACGTCGACGTTATCTTCCATCAGGCGGCCCTGATCAGCGTCGAAAAGTCGATGCGCGCACCCGAGCTCACGCACGAGATCAACGTCACTGCGACCGTAAAGCTGCTCGAACGAGCACGTGAGGAATCCGCTCGGCTGGTGTTTGCCTCGAGCGCTGCGGTGTACGGACAGCCTGAGTCCGTCCCCATTTCTGAGAACGCGTCAACGCATCCAACATCGCCGTACGGTGTCTCGAAACTCGCCGCTGAGGAATACATCCAGCTATACGTCGATCAGTACAATCTGGACGCGGTCATCCTACGATACTTCAACGTATACGGTCCGGGACAGATCGATAGCGACTACAGTGCTGTCATCGGTATCTTCGTCGAGCAGGCGCTCAACGGAGAGGAGATCACGGTCGAAGGGGATGGGTCCCAGACTCGAGACTTCGTCCACGTTCGGGATATCGTCCAGGCGAATCTACTCGCGGCGAGTTCCGATGTCACCGGCGTGTACAATGTTGGAACCGGAGAGAGCGTCTCGATTCTCGAGTTAGCCGAAACCGTTCGCGAAGTCGCGAGTTCGGGATCGGACATCGTCCATGCCGCTGCGCGGGACGGAGACATCGATCAAAGTCGTGCCGATATCTCTAAGATCCAGTCAGCCCTCGACTTTCAACCCACTGTTACGCTTCGAAACGGACTCGAGACAATCGTTCCATCAGCGGATTCTAAATCGGAATAA
- a CDS encoding glycosyltransferase family 2 protein has translation MSKQPKVSVIIPTYNRADVLPRAINSIINQSFDKFELIVVDDGSTDNTQSVVESYNDERVKYVVNDRKNGANAARNKGILKSRGEYISFLDSDDEYPSDNLSRTISCLDTLSSEFAGVCIPEYKYKGDNLLTVDEPPKEEIQLNDIKNGNVIGGFSTITVCASIFDKIGLLDESLPASQDYDFYIRTLKNKKIRYTDKTYVIRHLDNDRITTSPERKQKGFERLVEKHADILPSSTISAQYCSLGVLYAREKNSPLAAREFRKAIKVDSEYILPYALYIISLFGGHPIYYSIISYDYLRSLYNRFKHMSI, from the coding sequence ATGAGTAAGCAGCCAAAAGTTTCAGTTATCATACCCACATATAATAGAGCAGATGTATTACCAAGAGCAATCAATAGTATAATTAACCAATCGTTTGACAAATTTGAGTTAATTGTTGTTGATGATGGATCTACAGACAATACTCAAAGTGTCGTTGAATCATATAACGATGAACGGGTTAAATATGTTGTGAATGATAGGAAAAATGGGGCGAATGCTGCACGGAATAAAGGAATACTCAAATCTAGAGGAGAATACATATCGTTCTTGGACTCTGATGACGAGTATCCGAGTGATAATTTAAGTAGGACAATATCATGTTTGGATACACTTTCATCAGAATTTGCAGGTGTATGTATTCCCGAGTATAAATATAAAGGTGATAATCTACTCACAGTCGATGAACCACCTAAAGAAGAAATACAACTTAATGATATTAAAAATGGAAATGTTATTGGAGGATTTTCAACTATAACGGTATGCGCATCAATCTTTGATAAAATAGGTCTATTAGATGAATCCCTTCCTGCTTCGCAAGACTATGATTTTTATATTAGGACACTCAAAAATAAGAAAATAAGATATACTGATAAAACTTATGTTATTAGACATCTGGATAATGATAGGATCACAACATCACCAGAACGAAAACAGAAAGGATTCGAAAGACTAGTCGAGAAACATGCAGACATATTACCTTCCTCAACGATATCTGCACAATATTGTTCTCTTGGTGTATTATACGCAAGAGAGAAAAATTCACCCCTAGCAGCTCGTGAGTTCCGGAAAGCTATAAAAGTAGATTCAGAATATATTCTTCCTTATGCATTATACATCATTTCCTTATTTGGGGGACATCCGATATATTATTCAATAATATCCTATGACTATCTCAGGTCATTGTATAATAGGTTCAAACATATGTCTATATGA
- a CDS encoding sulfatase, translating to MNVLYITVDALRADHVTKSVMPTIHDFANDGLEYTRCYANGPGTPWSFPSLLAGRYSGGTDGFGIPDENDPRPTLAEALNKEGYATAGFTDNRFASSDYNYDRGMESMYDANATSSEKRIKQVVRERLDHDGLLYQSLLRSYHLIDDLLVNVSGRETRFVRAEILVNRLLDWVDNQDEEWFAWLHPMDVHAPYEAPDEYQRKYLDDPVSRRRTQELARKATHHPDELSDDEWKLQRRLYKAECTYLDDQLERLFDSLPKSVLEETLIVFTADHGEMHGEHGLGGHPQQFWEEVIHVPCAISGPDLGTDVIDDQIGLVDLPPTILEALGIDQPTGWDGHNILPTEDGTVDEREHVFVDVKPELDRDHVGVRRADEWKLMRHNEEGEILVNTNDNPKEDPLQDQSNNVSTIYQELSDILDEHLDEMEQRRREDVTGIEDEEMIEDHLRELGYLE from the coding sequence ATGAATGTCCTCTACATCACTGTTGATGCACTTAGAGCAGATCATGTTACAAAGAGTGTGATGCCAACTATCCATGATTTTGCTAATGACGGGCTTGAATATACGCGATGTTACGCGAATGGACCAGGAACGCCATGGTCATTTCCATCGCTACTGGCAGGCCGCTATTCAGGAGGGACTGATGGGTTCGGAATTCCTGATGAGAATGATCCACGCCCAACACTCGCCGAAGCGCTGAACAAAGAAGGATATGCGACTGCAGGATTTACTGACAATCGCTTCGCCAGCAGTGATTACAACTACGACCGCGGGATGGAGTCGATGTACGATGCAAATGCGACCTCGTCTGAAAAACGGATCAAACAGGTAGTTCGAGAGCGGCTTGACCATGATGGGCTCCTCTACCAGAGTCTCCTTCGAAGTTATCACCTCATCGACGACCTCCTTGTGAATGTCAGCGGTAGAGAAACGCGATTTGTTCGCGCTGAAATCCTAGTTAATCGATTACTTGACTGGGTTGATAATCAGGATGAGGAGTGGTTTGCCTGGCTTCATCCAATGGACGTCCACGCGCCATATGAAGCTCCGGATGAGTATCAACGTAAGTATCTTGATGACCCGGTCTCTCGGCGACGAACACAGGAACTCGCTCGGAAGGCAACGCACCATCCGGACGAGTTGTCTGACGATGAGTGGAAACTTCAGCGGCGACTATACAAGGCAGAGTGTACGTACCTTGACGATCAGCTAGAGCGTCTTTTTGATTCGCTTCCTAAATCTGTTTTAGAAGAAACATTGATCGTCTTCACAGCCGATCACGGAGAAATGCACGGTGAACACGGACTCGGTGGCCACCCTCAACAATTCTGGGAAGAGGTGATCCACGTTCCGTGTGCTATCTCTGGACCTGATCTGGGAACAGATGTGATCGACGATCAGATTGGACTCGTGGACTTGCCGCCGACGATCCTCGAGGCACTAGGAATAGATCAACCAACTGGGTGGGATGGCCATAACATCTTACCAACGGAAGACGGTACCGTTGATGAACGAGAGCACGTATTCGTCGATGTCAAACCCGAACTCGACAGAGATCACGTTGGGGTCCGTCGTGCTGATGAATGGAAACTCATGAGACATAATGAAGAAGGAGAGATCCTTGTTAACACGAACGATAATCCGAAAGAAGATCCATTACAGGATCAATCGAATAACGTGTCTACTATCTATCAGGAATTATCTGATATTCTAGATGAGCATCTCGACGAAATGGAACAACGTCGTCGAGAGGATGTAACCGGTATCGAAGACGAAGAAATGATTGAGGATCACCTTCGAGAACTTGGGTATCTTGAGTAA
- a CDS encoding sugar transferase — MLTGWRFRVVSLLGVIGLTLAAVVAANHELSQTLFTTYVPLFNRLEATVLTGESFYLAVLLSVVTVTGSLLPLYKPRPRRILDTVVLVQKRVVVAGFALATLGYFKWSHRLPRATLVMIIGLLGIVLPAWFVWIRRRPHGADGRTLLVGDDLAQIERIAPAVDAPILGYLCPSSVDYYEFDEGAIGEGGGTRVTADGGVALQHTGEDQELEQALDELPRIGGLSRLEDTLVEYDVDTVVLAFRQADRAEFFGALDACYEHGVDAKVHREYADSVLVAAGDVGKLVDVDLEPWDPIDHLFKRAFDVLFAATALVALAPVVAVISTAIKLEDGGSILYQQDRTAVFGDSFPVYKFRSMIENAEAETGAKISEEDAGEADPRVTRVGHVLRKTHLDEIPQLWSILVGDMSVVGPRPERPELDTEIQDDGIDWEKRWFVKPGLTGLAQINDATGHEPAKKLRYDLEYVRRQSLGYDLIIVARQIWKVLSDVREFASDE; from the coding sequence ATGCTTACTGGGTGGCGGTTTCGTGTCGTGAGCCTCCTCGGCGTGATCGGGTTGACCCTCGCCGCCGTGGTCGCCGCCAACCACGAACTCTCCCAGACGCTGTTTACTACGTACGTGCCGCTTTTCAATCGGCTCGAGGCTACCGTACTCACCGGCGAGTCGTTCTACCTGGCCGTCCTGCTGTCCGTCGTGACGGTGACGGGGAGTCTCCTGCCGCTGTACAAACCCCGCCCGCGGCGGATTCTGGATACCGTGGTACTGGTCCAAAAACGCGTGGTCGTGGCAGGATTCGCGCTCGCTACGCTCGGCTACTTCAAGTGGTCGCACCGACTGCCTCGTGCGACGCTCGTGATGATCATCGGGTTGCTCGGAATCGTCCTTCCCGCGTGGTTCGTCTGGATTCGACGACGACCGCACGGGGCCGACGGGCGGACGCTGCTGGTCGGCGACGATCTGGCGCAGATCGAACGCATCGCACCGGCCGTGGACGCGCCCATCCTCGGGTATCTCTGTCCCTCGAGCGTGGACTACTACGAGTTCGACGAGGGTGCTATCGGTGAGGGCGGCGGGACGAGAGTTACTGCCGACGGTGGAGTGGCGTTGCAGCACACCGGTGAGGATCAGGAACTCGAACAAGCCCTCGACGAATTGCCTCGGATCGGCGGGCTGTCGCGGTTGGAGGATACGCTCGTCGAGTACGACGTCGACACCGTCGTCCTGGCGTTCCGGCAGGCCGATCGCGCGGAGTTTTTCGGCGCATTGGACGCCTGTTATGAACACGGCGTGGACGCGAAGGTCCACCGGGAGTACGCCGACAGCGTGCTCGTAGCTGCGGGAGACGTCGGGAAACTGGTAGATGTGGATCTCGAGCCCTGGGATCCAATTGATCACCTGTTCAAACGGGCGTTCGACGTTTTGTTCGCGGCGACCGCATTGGTTGCGCTTGCACCAGTGGTCGCTGTCATCTCGACGGCGATTAAACTTGAGGACGGCGGATCGATACTTTACCAGCAGGATCGGACGGCCGTGTTTGGCGATTCGTTTCCGGTATATAAGTTCCGCAGTATGATCGAAAACGCCGAAGCCGAAACGGGGGCGAAGATCAGCGAGGAAGACGCCGGCGAAGCCGACCCACGTGTTACACGCGTCGGGCACGTACTACGAAAGACGCATCTTGACGAGATTCCACAACTCTGGTCGATCCTCGTCGGCGATATGAGCGTCGTCGGCCCTCGGCCGGAACGGCCGGAGCTCGATACAGAAATCCAAGACGATGGGATCGACTGGGAAAAACGCTGGTTCGTCAAGCCTGGCCTGACTGGGCTTGCACAAATCAACGACGCCACCGGCCATGAACCTGCAAAGAAGCTTCGGTACGATCTCGAGTACGTCCGACGACAGTCACTTGGGTACGATCTAATAATCGTGGCTCGACAGATCTGGAAAGTGTTATCCGACGTCAGGGAGTTCGCTTCTGACGAATGA
- the asnB gene encoding asparagine synthase (glutamine-hydrolyzing): protein MCGISGVYSEGNLPSSSTLERMNECVKHRGPNEEGYFREEPVGLAHRRLSIIGIESGRQPIFNEDESIAVIFNGEIYNYTELRESLVRDGHRFSTDTDTEVLVHLYEEEGDAFVDRLEGMFAFALWDRDDERLLLARDPRGIKPLFVGDDGDHVAFGSELRSLLASPIDQGPLDKNAISQYFALGYIPAPNTVFENVRSLLPGQLYTIEDSDSKSREFTGKTIQPRDVSFDTATTELRERMTAAVEKRLMSDVPLGAFLSGGIDSTIIVGLMSELSSDPVQTFSVRFGEELFDESSFARTVAEYHDTDHHEFTVSPETIRESIPHVVSKLGQPFGDPSLLPTYIVSNRASDEVTVTLSGDGADELFAGYNRYVGEYYSSYYRKIPRTLRTSLIKPALESLPATRSNEFGEMIRKGQRFVATNADETAERHYQLVRRSDDSIDDVYTGYIPEKDGLSAFRDAHEDARNALPKERQDSLSRILAVDMRFGLPNQMLQKVDTASMLNSLEVRVPFLDQSVVNYALGLPTEYKITRRSRKRVLKAAFDDLLPNSILNREKQGFDMPIGEWFKNELADEFEESITGLETELLDSQRILEIHREHVTGSRDYERFLWNAFVFAQWERQMRAEGFLEIEDRQMN from the coding sequence ATGTGTGGGATCTCTGGTGTATACTCGGAAGGGAATCTACCATCATCCTCGACGTTGGAGAGAATGAATGAATGTGTCAAACATCGCGGCCCTAACGAAGAAGGATATTTTCGAGAGGAGCCGGTCGGTCTCGCACACCGTCGACTGAGCATTATTGGGATCGAATCCGGCCGACAGCCGATTTTCAATGAAGACGAATCTATTGCCGTCATTTTCAACGGCGAGATCTACAACTACACTGAACTTCGAGAATCGCTCGTCCGCGATGGGCATCGATTCAGTACTGACACGGATACTGAAGTACTCGTCCATCTGTACGAAGAAGAAGGTGACGCGTTCGTCGACCGACTCGAGGGAATGTTCGCCTTCGCGCTCTGGGATCGTGACGATGAACGCTTACTGCTTGCACGCGATCCGAGAGGGATCAAACCATTGTTCGTCGGTGACGATGGTGACCACGTAGCGTTTGGGTCGGAGTTACGATCTCTCCTCGCATCACCGATTGATCAAGGTCCACTGGATAAAAACGCAATATCACAATACTTTGCACTAGGTTACATCCCCGCACCAAACACGGTTTTCGAGAACGTTCGAAGTCTCCTGCCTGGCCAGTTGTACACGATCGAGGACAGTGATAGTAAGTCGCGGGAATTCACGGGGAAAACTATTCAGCCGCGAGATGTGTCGTTTGATACCGCGACAACTGAACTACGAGAGCGGATGACTGCGGCCGTCGAAAAACGGTTGATGAGTGACGTCCCGCTCGGAGCATTCCTGAGTGGGGGAATCGATTCGACGATCATTGTTGGTCTAATGTCGGAACTCTCGTCTGATCCTGTACAGACCTTCTCAGTTCGGTTCGGAGAAGAACTCTTCGACGAGTCCTCGTTTGCCCGCACAGTAGCTGAATATCACGACACTGATCATCATGAGTTTACGGTGTCACCGGAGACAATTCGGGAGTCAATCCCTCACGTCGTATCTAAACTGGGACAGCCGTTCGGTGATCCCTCACTTCTGCCGACGTACATCGTTTCGAATCGAGCAAGCGATGAAGTAACTGTTACACTTTCCGGTGACGGTGCCGACGAACTCTTTGCCGGATACAACCGGTACGTAGGCGAGTACTATTCATCATACTATCGAAAGATTCCCCGAACGCTACGAACGTCACTGATCAAACCAGCACTCGAGTCGCTCCCTGCAACCCGTTCGAACGAATTCGGTGAAATGATTCGGAAAGGGCAGCGGTTCGTGGCAACGAACGCTGACGAAACTGCCGAACGTCACTACCAACTGGTCCGTCGTTCGGACGATAGTATTGATGACGTATATACGGGATATATTCCTGAAAAAGATGGTCTTTCGGCGTTTCGTGACGCCCACGAAGACGCCCGCAATGCCCTTCCCAAAGAACGCCAGGACTCGCTCAGTCGGATCCTTGCCGTCGACATGCGGTTTGGACTTCCGAACCAGATGCTCCAAAAGGTCGATACGGCGAGCATGTTGAATTCGCTGGAAGTGAGGGTCCCCTTCCTCGACCAATCCGTAGTCAACTATGCACTCGGACTACCCACTGAATACAAAATCACTCGCCGATCGAGAAAACGAGTGCTGAAAGCAGCGTTCGACGATTTATTACCTAATTCGATCCTCAATAGGGAAAAGCAAGGGTTCGACATGCCTATCGGTGAATGGTTCAAGAATGAGCTCGCTGACGAATTCGAGGAATCGATTACAGGATTGGAAACTGAATTGCTCGATTCCCAGCGTATTCTCGAAATTCATCGAGAACATGTAACTGGATCGCGGGATTACGAACGCTTCCTTTGGAATGCGTTCGTGTTTGCTCAATGGGAGCGTCAAATGCGGGCCGAGGGATTTCTCGAAATCGAGGATCGGCAGATGAATTGA
- a CDS encoding HVO_A0556 family zinc finger protein: protein MAPNDRILSSLEGSPCNYCEEGILIREQFKGNSAVLCSQCGTPAIQSWEPE, encoded by the coding sequence ATGGCACCTAACGATCGTATCCTGTCGTCCCTCGAGGGATCCCCATGTAACTATTGTGAAGAGGGTATCCTAATTCGTGAGCAATTCAAAGGGAATTCAGCCGTACTCTGCAGTCAGTGTGGAACGCCTGCCATACAGTCATGGGAGCCTGAGTGA